In Spinacia oleracea cultivar Varoflay chromosome 5, BTI_SOV_V1, whole genome shotgun sequence, a single window of DNA contains:
- the LOC110798810 gene encoding plant intracellular Ras-group-related LRR protein 3 — translation MSELSAEDILREKKTHNPNSITSISLDHKALSSVSCLSNFNNLDRLDLSFNSLTSLKGLESCFNLKWLSVQQNKLHTLNGIEALTNLAVFNAGKNKLRSMDQVKTLVKLRALILNDNEITSISGLDQLTELNTLVLSRNPIRKVGNSLAKQKSIVKISLSNCQLEDIDNSIKACTGLEQLRLAHNDIKTLPEGLAYSKKLQILDLGNNMISRWSDLEVLSSLHNLKNLNLLGNPIAEKVKLIKKVNKLVPSLQILNSKRMDMSNKKDQKNESAVVNVGNELKPSTKKDHDVKHWDTSSNNYMDVDSDKQVNNKGLSNDHKLAKDRKLDDNTHVMGKEGSCRKSKVVERNENVIEKRDQKNPRKLKTSQIPEGEPEVVQIDGKNEQKKKEKHIEKEVPVQEAEKPVKDERSKRKVAHLDIIDDKETSFAELVAYDATEIVNPPDKQRRGSQGVGKVDTFSALVTYPAKKKKSKNQGSKASVLQFLTPEVGLGGPSAWTD, via the exons ATGAGTGAGTTGAGCGCGGAGGACATCCTTCGGGAGAAGAAGACTCATAACCCCAACTCCATCACTTCTATCTCTCTTGATCACAAAGCTCTTTCTTCT GTCTCATGTTTAAGCAATTTCAACAACCTTGACAGACTCGACTTATCCTTCAACAGTTTAACATCACTCAag GGTTTGGAGTCGTGTTTCAATTTGAAATGGTTATCTGTGCAACAAAACAAGCTTCACACCTTGAATGGGATTGAAGCGCTCACTAATCTCGCT GTGTTTAACGCTGGCAAAAATAAACTTAGATCTATGGACCAGGTGAAAACCCTGGTCAAATTACGTGCTTTGATATTAAATG ACAATGAGATTACATCAATTTCTGGCCTCGATCAACTTACAGAATTGAATACTCTTG TTCTGTCTAGGAATCCTATCCGTAAGGTGGGCAATTCATTGGCTAAGCAGAAATCGATTGTAAAG ATTTCTCTCTCCAACTGCCAACTAGAAGATATTGACAATTCAATCAAAGCTTGCACTGGACTTGAGCAACTGCGCCTTGCTCATAATGATATTAAG ACTCTTCCCGAGGGGCTGGCTTATAGCAAGAAACTTCAAATTCTGGACTTAGGAAACAACATGATCTCAAGGTGGTCAGACCTGGAG GTACTTTCTTCATTGCATAACTTGAAAAACCTGAATTTACTTGGAAATCCAATAGCCGAGAAGGTCAAGCTCATAAAGAAG GTGAACAAGTTAGTTCCCAGTTTGCAGATACTCAATTCTAAAAGAATGGATATGAGCAATAAGAAGGATCAGAAAAACGAGAGTGCTGTGGTTAATGTAGGAAATGAGCTTAAACCATCAACCAAAAAGGATCATGATGTGAAGCACTGGGATACTAGTTCCAACAACTACATGGATGTTGATTCTGACAAACAGGTGAATAATAAAGGGCTGAGTAATGACCATAAGCTTGCCAAGGATAGAAAACTTGATGACAATACACATGTTATGGGTAAAGAGGGATCTTGCAGGAAATCGAAGGTTGTAGAACGTAATGAAAATGTTATTGAGAAAAGAGATCAGAAGAATCCTAGAAAGCTTAAAACAAGTCAAATACCTGAAGGGGAGCCAGAAGTGGTACAAATTGATGGTAAGAATGAGCAGAAGAAAAAGGAGAAGCACATAGAGAAAGAAGTTCCCGTGCAAGAAGCTGAAAAACCTGTAAAAGATGAAAGATCAAAAAGAAAGGTAGCACATTTGGATATTATTGATGATAAGGAAACTTCATTTGCAGAACTTGTAGCTTATGATGCCACCGAAATTGTGAATCCTCCCGACAAGCAAAGAAGAGGCAGCCAAGGTGTTGGAAAAGTCGACACATTTAGTGCTCTGGTTACTTATCCcgcaaagaaaaagaaaagcaaGAATCAAGGTTCTAAAGCTTCTGTGCTTCAGTTTCTGACGCCCGAAGTTGGACTGGGTGGGCCATCAGCATGGACCGACTGA
- the LOC110798806 gene encoding photosystem I subunit O, translated as MAANSSFAGTSTVVGLGTTTLSRSSARSTAFTSGFLKSKVAARNPLSLACASSGGRFTCFERNWLRKDLNVIGFGLIGWIAPSSVPIINGNSLTGLFFSSIGEELSHFPSPPALASQFWLWLVLWHLGLFLCLTFGQIGFKGRTEEYF; from the exons ATGGCAGCTAACAGTAGTTTTGCAGGCACTTCAACTGTGGTTGGTTTGGGCACCACCACTCTCTCTCGCTCTTCCGCCAGATCTACGGCCTTCACTTCAG GCTTCTTGAAGTCTAAGGTCGCAGCAAGGAACCCTCTAAGCCTAGCCTGTGCTTCATCCGGAGGAAGATTTACATG ctttgaaagaaattggcTAAGGAAAGACTTGAATGTGATCGGATTTGGGTTGATTGGGTGGATAGCTCCATCAAGTGTACCGATCATAAATGGTAACAGTCTCACGGGTCTCTTTTTCTCAAGCATTGGGGAGGAGTTGTCTCACTTCCCCAGTCCTCCCGCCCTTGCTTCTCAGTTCTG GTTGTGGTTGGTACTGTGGCATCTGGGGCTGTTCTTGTGCCTTACTTTTGGGCAGATTGGGTTCAAGGGGAGGACTGAGGAGTACTTTTGA
- the LOC110798811 gene encoding uncharacterized protein isoform X1: protein MPRKNQQDRKSGGHCKIRKRVSSSSSSSSVVNKNYKFKRAILVGKTTTAPPPTWKLMMASASESPLQRFHNFDGNGSVKCIAENNYYNNNNNNNNNNNNNKGKEGMSARKLAATLWEINGLHSPAGLKQKNFEERRVRNNSDRVGKLFDADPHTPVYDQIDGSKVGGHRRRSSATSQKLQITEFITGKPSSIEVASHMAGLGENNISVKTRLKDVNNSLIASKELVKVLFRILSQEEQHSSRITLVSALRVELDRARLQVDKLIQEQRFNCNQMDALLKQYAEEKASWKSRERDRIREAVSSLARELEIERKLRRQAERLNKKLGSELADTKTHFSRAMKELDSEKRAREILEQTCDELARGIGEERVEAEELKRESAEAREEVEKERQMLQLADVLREERVQMKLAEARYEYEEKNTALERLKSEIETHLKTKQNGHGNFLNKMQMGALENGQGEVDDGLGEGEGEGEGEGDSGDSELHSIELNMDNSRSYKWSFACEANTHGDSRRGSTDEVFKGRRSLSEKIQWESICLQKNTSDGGIEWDFTANNNLGNIIGFDKGKSTEFCQDATRIMEDDDDSYKRFNSVKSQRLASCQGSASPATSTESSSRLREACNAILQDLASRRGNKI, encoded by the exons ATGCCAAGGAAAAATCAACAAGATAGGAAAAGTGGTGGTCATTGCAAAATCAGGAAAAGAGTGTCGtcatcttcatcatcttcttcagtTGTTAACAAGAATTATAAGTTCAAAAGGGCTATTTTGGTGGGGAAGACTACAACTGCACCGCCCCCGACTTGGAAACTAATGATGGCATCAGCTTCAGAGTCACCATTGCAGAGATTCCACAATTTTGATGGTAATGGATCAGTTAAGTGTATTGCTGAAAACAATtattacaacaacaacaataataataataataataataataataataaggggAAAGAGGGTATGTCAGCAAGAAAATTGGCTGCTACTTTGTGGGAAATTAATGGCTTACATTCACCTGCTGGACTCAAACAGAAAAATTTTGAGGAGAGGAGAGTTAGAAACAATTCTGACAGAGTTGGCAAGCTCTTTGATGCTGATCCTCATACCCCTGTTTATGATCAG ATTGATGGATCTAAAGTGGGAGGTCACAGGAGAAGATCTTCAGCAACTTCGCAGAAACTTCAGATTACAGAGTTTATCACAGGAAAACCCAGTTCCATTGAG GTAGCAAGTCACATGGCAGGACTAGGAGAAAACAATATTAGCGTCAAAACCCGATTGAAGGATGTTAATAACAGCCTAATTGCCTCAAAAGAGCTTGTCAAGGTGTTATTCCGAATTCTATCCCAAGAGGAACAACATTCATCAAGGATAACCTTAGTATCGGCTCTAAGAGTTGAGCTTGATCGAGCAAGACTCCAAGTAGACAAGTTGATTCAAGAGCAACGGTTTAATTGCAATCAAATGGATGCCCTTTTGAAGCAGTATGCTGAGGAAAAGGCGTCTTGGAAGAGCAGAGAGAGAGATAGAATTCGAGAGGCAGTTTCATCCTTAGCAAGGGAGCTTGAGATAGAGAGAAAACTAAGGAGGCAAGCTGAGAGGCTGAATAAGAAGCTAGGTTCGGAGTTAGCTGATACAAAAACTCATTTCTCTAGGGCAATGAAGGAGCTTGACAGTGAGAAAAGGGCTAGGGAGATATTAGAGCAAACTTGTGATGAGTTAGCTAGAGGGATAGGAGAAGAAAGAGTTGAAGCGGAGGAATTGAAAAGAGAATCAGCCGAAGCAAGAGAAGAGGTTGAGAAAGAAAGACAAATGCTTCAACTGGCGGATGTGTTGCGAGAAGAAAGAGTCCAGATGAAGCTTGCTGAAGCTAGGTATGAATATGAAGAGAAAAACACAGCTTTGGAGAGGTTAAAGAGTGAGATTGAAACTCACTTGAAAACTAAACAAAATGGACATGGTaattttctaaacaaaatgcaaaTGGGTGCACTGGAAAATGGACAAGGTGAAGTGGATGATGGGTTGGGAGAAGGTGAAGGTGAAGGTGAAGGTGAAGGAGACTCAGGAGATAGCGAGCTTCACTCAATCGAACTAAACATGGACAACAGCAGGAGCTATAAGTGGAGCTTTGCTTGTGAAGCAAACACTCATGGTGATTCCAGAAGGGGATCAACGGATGAAGTATTCAAGGGAAGGAGAtcactttctgaaaaaattcAGTGGGAAAGCATTTGCCTGCAGAAAAATACTTCAGATGGGGGAATAGAATGGGACTTCACTGCCAACAACAACctgggaaatattattggatttGATAAAGGAAAATCAACCGAATTTTGTCAAGATGCTACAAGAATAATGGAAGACGATGATGACTCATACAAAAGGTTTAACTCAGTTAAATCTCAGAGATTAGCATCCTGTCAAGGCTCTGCTAGTCCAGCAACCTCTACAGAAAGTTCATCGCGATTGAGGGAGGCATGTAATGCTATCTTGCAAGATTTAGCATCAAGGAGAGGAAACAAGATATGA
- the LOC110798811 gene encoding uncharacterized protein isoform X2, giving the protein MPRKNQQDRKSGGHCKIRKRVSSSSSSSSVVNKNYKFKRAILVGKTTTAPPPTWKLMMASASESPLQRFHNFDGNGSKNFEERRVRNNSDRVGKLFDADPHTPVYDQIDGSKVGGHRRRSSATSQKLQITEFITGKPSSIEVASHMAGLGENNISVKTRLKDVNNSLIASKELVKVLFRILSQEEQHSSRITLVSALRVELDRARLQVDKLIQEQRFNCNQMDALLKQYAEEKASWKSRERDRIREAVSSLARELEIERKLRRQAERLNKKLGSELADTKTHFSRAMKELDSEKRAREILEQTCDELARGIGEERVEAEELKRESAEAREEVEKERQMLQLADVLREERVQMKLAEARYEYEEKNTALERLKSEIETHLKTKQNGHGNFLNKMQMGALENGQGEVDDGLGEGEGEGEGEGDSGDSELHSIELNMDNSRSYKWSFACEANTHGDSRRGSTDEVFKGRRSLSEKIQWESICLQKNTSDGGIEWDFTANNNLGNIIGFDKGKSTEFCQDATRIMEDDDDSYKRFNSVKSQRLASCQGSASPATSTESSSRLREACNAILQDLASRRGNKI; this is encoded by the exons ATGCCAAGGAAAAATCAACAAGATAGGAAAAGTGGTGGTCATTGCAAAATCAGGAAAAGAGTGTCGtcatcttcatcatcttcttcagtTGTTAACAAGAATTATAAGTTCAAAAGGGCTATTTTGGTGGGGAAGACTACAACTGCACCGCCCCCGACTTGGAAACTAATGATGGCATCAGCTTCAGAGTCACCATTGCAGAGATTCCACAATTTTGATGGTAATGGATCA AAAAATTTTGAGGAGAGGAGAGTTAGAAACAATTCTGACAGAGTTGGCAAGCTCTTTGATGCTGATCCTCATACCCCTGTTTATGATCAG ATTGATGGATCTAAAGTGGGAGGTCACAGGAGAAGATCTTCAGCAACTTCGCAGAAACTTCAGATTACAGAGTTTATCACAGGAAAACCCAGTTCCATTGAG GTAGCAAGTCACATGGCAGGACTAGGAGAAAACAATATTAGCGTCAAAACCCGATTGAAGGATGTTAATAACAGCCTAATTGCCTCAAAAGAGCTTGTCAAGGTGTTATTCCGAATTCTATCCCAAGAGGAACAACATTCATCAAGGATAACCTTAGTATCGGCTCTAAGAGTTGAGCTTGATCGAGCAAGACTCCAAGTAGACAAGTTGATTCAAGAGCAACGGTTTAATTGCAATCAAATGGATGCCCTTTTGAAGCAGTATGCTGAGGAAAAGGCGTCTTGGAAGAGCAGAGAGAGAGATAGAATTCGAGAGGCAGTTTCATCCTTAGCAAGGGAGCTTGAGATAGAGAGAAAACTAAGGAGGCAAGCTGAGAGGCTGAATAAGAAGCTAGGTTCGGAGTTAGCTGATACAAAAACTCATTTCTCTAGGGCAATGAAGGAGCTTGACAGTGAGAAAAGGGCTAGGGAGATATTAGAGCAAACTTGTGATGAGTTAGCTAGAGGGATAGGAGAAGAAAGAGTTGAAGCGGAGGAATTGAAAAGAGAATCAGCCGAAGCAAGAGAAGAGGTTGAGAAAGAAAGACAAATGCTTCAACTGGCGGATGTGTTGCGAGAAGAAAGAGTCCAGATGAAGCTTGCTGAAGCTAGGTATGAATATGAAGAGAAAAACACAGCTTTGGAGAGGTTAAAGAGTGAGATTGAAACTCACTTGAAAACTAAACAAAATGGACATGGTaattttctaaacaaaatgcaaaTGGGTGCACTGGAAAATGGACAAGGTGAAGTGGATGATGGGTTGGGAGAAGGTGAAGGTGAAGGTGAAGGTGAAGGAGACTCAGGAGATAGCGAGCTTCACTCAATCGAACTAAACATGGACAACAGCAGGAGCTATAAGTGGAGCTTTGCTTGTGAAGCAAACACTCATGGTGATTCCAGAAGGGGATCAACGGATGAAGTATTCAAGGGAAGGAGAtcactttctgaaaaaattcAGTGGGAAAGCATTTGCCTGCAGAAAAATACTTCAGATGGGGGAATAGAATGGGACTTCACTGCCAACAACAACctgggaaatattattggatttGATAAAGGAAAATCAACCGAATTTTGTCAAGATGCTACAAGAATAATGGAAGACGATGATGACTCATACAAAAGGTTTAACTCAGTTAAATCTCAGAGATTAGCATCCTGTCAAGGCTCTGCTAGTCCAGCAACCTCTACAGAAAGTTCATCGCGATTGAGGGAGGCATGTAATGCTATCTTGCAAGATTTAGCATCAAGGAGAGGAAACAAGATATGA
- the LOC110798812 gene encoding bifunctional nitrilase/nitrile hydratase NIT4A isoform X1, with protein MSLVPSSGAGDNGPIFAEVEMAGESSASTVRATVVQASTVFYDTPATLVKAESLLAEAASQGAQLVVFPEAFIGGYPRGSNFGVTIGNRTSKGKEDFQKYHASAIDVPGPEVDRLAAMAGKYKVHLVMGVIERDGYTLYCSVLFFDPQGRYMGKHRKIMPTALERIIWGFGDGSTIPVFETPIGKIGAAICWENKMPLLRMAMYAKGVEIFCAPTADSREVWQASMTHIALEGGCFVLSANQFCRRKDYPPPPEYVFSGLEDDLNPESVVCAGGSVIISPSGAVLAGPNYDGEALISADLDLGDIVQAKFDFDVTGHYSRPEILSLTVRDHPTNAVTFTSDSERTERS; from the exons ATGTCATTAGTCCCGAGCTCCGGCGCCGGCGACAACGGGCCAATATTCGCGGAAGTGGAAATGGCAGGCGAGTCTTCTGCTTCCACTGTACGGGCCACTGTAGTCCAAGCTTCCACCGTCTTCTATGACACTCCCGCCACTCTGG TTAAGGCTGAAAGCCTGCTAGCTGAGGCAGCTTCACAGGGAGCCCAGCTTGTTGTATTTCCTGAAGCTTTTATTGGCGGTTATCCACGTGGTTCTAATTTTGGGGTCACAATTGGTAACAGGACATCCAAGGGTAAGGAAGACTTTCAAAAGTACCATGCCTCCGCCATTGATGTCCCTG GTCCTGAAGTAGATCGTTTGGCTGCAATGGCTGGAAAATACAAAGTGCATTTGGTAATGGGTGTAATAGAAAGGGATGGATACACACTGTATTGTAGTGTTCTGTTTTTTGATCCTCAAGGCCGTTATATGGGAAAACATAGAAAAATCATGCCAACTGCACTTGAGCGTATAATTTGGGGTTTCGGGGATGGATCGACAATACCAGTTTTTGAAACCCCCATCGGAAAAATTGGTGCTGCAATTTGTTGGGAAAATAAAATGCCACTTTTGCGGATGGCAATGTATGCTAAAG gtgttgaaattttttgtgCTCCAACAGCTGATTCAAGGGAGGTTTGGCAAGCATCAATGACCCATATAGCCCTTGAAGGTGGATGTTTTGTTTTGTCAGCTAACCAGTTCTGTCGAAGGAAAGATTATCCTCCACCCCCTGAATATGTGTTTTCTGGACTGGAAGATGACCTGAATCCTGAGTCAGTTGTATGTGCTGGTGGCAGTGTGATAATATCACCATCAGGGGCGGTCCTTGCTGGACCAAATTATGATGGTGAGGCGCTCATTTCTGCTGATCTAG ATTTGGGAGACATAGTACAGGCAAAGTTTGATTTTGATGTAACCGGTCATTATTCAAGACCGGAGATACTTAGCCTGACTGTAAGGGACCATCCAACAAATGCTGTAACTTTCACGTCAGACTCTGAAAGAACTGAAAGATCTTAA
- the LOC110798812 gene encoding bifunctional nitrilase/nitrile hydratase NIT4A isoform X2, which yields MSLVPSSGAGDNGPIFAEVEMAGESSASTVRATVVQASTVFYDTPATLVKAESLLAEAASQGAQLVVFPEAFIGGYPRGSNFGVTIGNRTSKGKEDFQKYHASAIDVPGPEVDRLAAMAGKYKVHLVMGVIERDGYTLYCSVLFFDPQGRYMGKHRKIMPTALERIIWGFGDGSTIPVFETPIGKIGAAICWENKMPLLRMAMYAKGVEIFCAPTADSREVWQASMTHIALEGGCFVLSANQFCRRKDYPPPPEYVFSGLEDDLNPESVVCAGGSVIISPSGAVLAGPNYDDLGDIVQAKFDFDVTGHYSRPEILSLTVRDHPTNAVTFTSDSERTERS from the exons ATGTCATTAGTCCCGAGCTCCGGCGCCGGCGACAACGGGCCAATATTCGCGGAAGTGGAAATGGCAGGCGAGTCTTCTGCTTCCACTGTACGGGCCACTGTAGTCCAAGCTTCCACCGTCTTCTATGACACTCCCGCCACTCTGG TTAAGGCTGAAAGCCTGCTAGCTGAGGCAGCTTCACAGGGAGCCCAGCTTGTTGTATTTCCTGAAGCTTTTATTGGCGGTTATCCACGTGGTTCTAATTTTGGGGTCACAATTGGTAACAGGACATCCAAGGGTAAGGAAGACTTTCAAAAGTACCATGCCTCCGCCATTGATGTCCCTG GTCCTGAAGTAGATCGTTTGGCTGCAATGGCTGGAAAATACAAAGTGCATTTGGTAATGGGTGTAATAGAAAGGGATGGATACACACTGTATTGTAGTGTTCTGTTTTTTGATCCTCAAGGCCGTTATATGGGAAAACATAGAAAAATCATGCCAACTGCACTTGAGCGTATAATTTGGGGTTTCGGGGATGGATCGACAATACCAGTTTTTGAAACCCCCATCGGAAAAATTGGTGCTGCAATTTGTTGGGAAAATAAAATGCCACTTTTGCGGATGGCAATGTATGCTAAAG gtgttgaaattttttgtgCTCCAACAGCTGATTCAAGGGAGGTTTGGCAAGCATCAATGACCCATATAGCCCTTGAAGGTGGATGTTTTGTTTTGTCAGCTAACCAGTTCTGTCGAAGGAAAGATTATCCTCCACCCCCTGAATATGTGTTTTCTGGACTGGAAGATGACCTGAATCCTGAGTCAGTTGTATGTGCTGGTGGCAGTGTGATAATATCACCATCAGGGGCGGTCCTTGCTGGACCAAATTATGATG ATTTGGGAGACATAGTACAGGCAAAGTTTGATTTTGATGTAACCGGTCATTATTCAAGACCGGAGATACTTAGCCTGACTGTAAGGGACCATCCAACAAATGCTGTAACTTTCACGTCAGACTCTGAAAGAACTGAAAGATCTTAA